One part of the Desulfovibrio sp. genome encodes these proteins:
- a CDS encoding universal stress protein, with the protein MERILVAVDQLHPQHEAMAHACSLAKRIQARLYVLFVHKKACVITNPARQRLELLVGYARTEGIHVEYTILEGGYQESIIAFIQNNGITLFIHELERADMGQFERNFSVLQSVRHRISCRVEIVNSQKQLTQHHEADV; encoded by the coding sequence ATGGAACGTATTTTGGTGGCCGTTGATCAGTTACATCCCCAGCACGAAGCCATGGCACACGCATGCTCATTGGCAAAACGCATTCAGGCGCGGCTGTATGTGCTGTTTGTGCACAAAAAGGCGTGCGTGATCACAAACCCGGCACGGCAGCGTCTGGAACTGCTTGTGGGATATGCCAGAACAGAAGGAATACACGTTGAATACACAATTCTTGAGGGAGGATACCAGGAATCAATAATAGCATTCATTCAGAATAACGGAATAACACTTTTTATTCACGAACTTGAACGTGCAGATATGGGACAGTTTGAACGGAATTTTTCTGTATTGCAGTCAGTTCGACACAGAATTTCCTGCAGGGTTGAAATAGTAAATTCACAAAAACAGTTGACGCAACACCACGAGGCTGACGTATGA
- a CDS encoding HAMP domain-containing sensor histidine kinase, with protein sequence MENTASGGLAATGGIHRIFADSGDFFHSIKGKIFILFAVTFLSIGVLAGLNYWSLSTVSQRLFLGEKYDDLLNNILEVRRYEKNYFFYNDAESLREGIVYLDRLDDLAAELGNDMAMLAGDAQQKYFMGLLARYGQAMRTLAHGGAAGQEELRTLGKSLTEAADQIRSQKRERAHKALKHTHIMPVAFLSVFLLLMVLVIKLISQGVLRPLGIVAAGTARVGRGDFSPIATGAEQLSEIADFIQAFNRMSHELAVHQEHLLQARKMAALGTFTAGIAHELNNPINNVLLSAEGLREDYKESIDANGQEMIDDIMQQAERASDIVRNLLNFSRTGHPASEGLCPATVVGSTVNLLKNQVLLAGVTLNVDVPESLPDICGDLRSLQQVFMNLLLNAIQATPGGGTVSISARKREQGMVAFEISDTGPGIPADIQENIFEPFFSTKEVGKGTGLGLAVTYALVHRYKGQIMMRSAQGEGAVFTVVLPSINAEKPCEKE encoded by the coding sequence ATGGAGAATACGGCCAGCGGGGGCCTTGCGGCAACCGGGGGAATACATCGTATCTTTGCGGATTCTGGCGATTTTTTTCATTCCATCAAGGGCAAGATATTTATTCTCTTCGCGGTTACGTTTCTGTCCATCGGGGTACTGGCGGGGCTGAATTACTGGAGCCTCTCGACCGTAAGCCAGCGCCTCTTTCTGGGAGAAAAATACGACGACCTGCTCAACAACATTCTTGAAGTGCGCAGGTACGAAAAAAATTATTTTTTTTACAATGATGCAGAAAGCCTGCGCGAAGGCATCGTGTATCTTGACCGTCTGGATGACCTTGCCGCCGAGCTTGGCAACGACATGGCCATGCTGGCTGGCGATGCGCAGCAAAAGTATTTTATGGGGCTGCTTGCCCGCTACGGACAGGCTATGCGCACGCTGGCACACGGTGGAGCAGCGGGGCAGGAGGAGTTGCGTACGCTTGGCAAATCGCTGACTGAAGCGGCCGACCAGATACGCAGCCAAAAGCGCGAGCGTGCACATAAGGCGCTCAAGCATACCCACATCATGCCGGTGGCTTTTTTGTCGGTCTTTTTGTTGCTCATGGTTCTGGTGATCAAGCTGATTTCGCAGGGCGTGCTGCGTCCGCTGGGCATTGTAGCGGCGGGCACAGCGCGTGTTGGGCGCGGCGATTTCAGCCCCATTGCCACCGGGGCCGAACAGTTGAGCGAAATTGCCGATTTTATACAGGCGTTTAACCGAATGTCGCACGAGCTGGCCGTGCATCAGGAACATCTGCTGCAAGCCCGCAAAATGGCTGCACTGGGAACATTCACGGCGGGTATTGCCCACGAGCTCAACAACCCCATCAACAATGTGCTGTTGAGTGCAGAAGGACTGCGCGAGGATTACAAGGAATCCATCGACGCCAACGGGCAGGAAATGATCGACGACATCATGCAGCAGGCCGAACGGGCCTCAGATATCGTGCGTAATCTGCTCAATTTTTCCCGTACGGGGCACCCTGCCTCAGAGGGGCTGTGCCCTGCAACGGTGGTGGGTTCAACGGTGAACCTGCTCAAAAATCAGGTGCTGCTGGCAGGAGTTACCCTGAATGTGGATGTGCCGGAATCCCTGCCCGATATCTGTGGCGATTTGCGCAGCCTGCAGCAGGTTTTTATGAATCTGCTGCTCAACGCCATTCAGGCCACGCCCGGCGGCGGTACTGTGAGTATAAGTGCCCGCAAGCGTGAGCAGGGTATGGTTGCCTTTGAAATAAGCGACACAGGCCCCGGCATACCGGCAGACATACAGGAAAATATTTTTGAGCCCTTTTTTTCAACCAAGGAGGTCGGCAAGGGCACCGGGCTGGGCCTTGCCGTAACCTATGCGCTGGTGCACCGTTACAAGGGGCAGATCATGATGCGCAGCGCGCAGGGAGAAGGTGCTGTGTTTACCGTGGTGCTGCCAAGCATCAATGCAGAAAAGCCGTGTGAAAAGGAGTAA
- a CDS encoding sigma-54 dependent transcriptional regulator, with protein sequence MPLRVAIVDDEPVVCKRLSQALAKEGYAVEAFVSARSFLEAMIERPFDVVFSDMLLPDMNGLELLPRIKGLRSETEVIIVTGHGTISTAIEAMREGAFHYVTKPVNFTEIRTLARHAQEKIAMRMENTRLREALLGANGLSSIVGNSPAMQELFALIRKVAPVDCNVLVQGDSGTGKALVALALHHLSPRRNQPFVTFNCGGFTEELISSELFGYEKGAFTGAVNAKVGLLEAATGGTVFLDEVGEMPLAMQVRLLHVLQERRILRVGGTRPIDLSIRIIAATNRELKTEVEKGNFREDLFFRLNVVSTTLPRLADRREDIPLLVRHFIEKYRLAFRKQVYDLDDQALAALVGYSFPGNVRELENIIERAVALADGETISLADLPEDIRRLEFDTLEGDGLPTLAEMERRYVIKILEKTGYNKKLAAEVLGMPRTTLWRKLKEYGVE encoded by the coding sequence ATGCCCCTGCGAGTTGCCATAGTTGACGACGAGCCGGTTGTCTGCAAACGCCTGAGCCAGGCGCTTGCCAAGGAAGGCTATGCTGTGGAGGCCTTTGTGAGCGCCCGCTCGTTTCTTGAAGCCATGATCGAGCGACCTTTCGACGTGGTTTTTTCAGACATGCTGCTGCCCGACATGAACGGCCTTGAACTTTTGCCCAGGATCAAGGGGTTGAGGTCGGAAACCGAGGTTATCATCGTTACGGGCCACGGCACCATTTCCACCGCCATCGAGGCCATGCGCGAGGGAGCCTTTCACTACGTCACCAAGCCAGTGAATTTTACGGAAATTCGCACGCTGGCCCGCCACGCGCAGGAAAAAATCGCCATGCGCATGGAAAATACCCGCCTGCGCGAGGCCCTGCTTGGGGCAAACGGGCTGTCGTCCATTGTGGGCAACAGCCCTGCCATGCAGGAGCTGTTTGCGCTTATCCGCAAGGTGGCGCCGGTTGACTGCAATGTGCTTGTTCAGGGCGACAGTGGCACGGGCAAGGCCCTTGTGGCCCTGGCCCTGCACCACCTGAGTCCGCGTCGCAACCAGCCTTTTGTTACCTTCAACTGCGGCGGCTTTACCGAGGAGCTGATCAGCAGCGAACTTTTTGGCTACGAAAAAGGCGCTTTTACAGGGGCTGTGAACGCCAAGGTGGGCTTGCTCGAGGCTGCCACGGGCGGCACGGTCTTTTTGGACGAGGTGGGTGAAATGCCGCTTGCCATGCAGGTGCGGCTGCTGCATGTGCTGCAGGAGCGGCGTATTTTGCGGGTTGGCGGAACCCGCCCCATTGATCTGAGCATTCGTATTATCGCAGCCACAAACCGCGAACTGAAAACTGAAGTGGAGAAGGGCAACTTTCGCGAAGATCTTTTTTTCAGGCTCAATGTGGTCAGCACCACCTTGCCCCGTCTGGCAGACCGACGCGAGGACATTCCCCTTCTTGTAAGGCACTTTATTGAAAAATACCGTCTGGCATTTCGCAAGCAGGTATATGATCTGGACGATCAGGCCCTTGCGGCTTTGGTGGGTTACAGCTTTCCCGGCAATGTGCGTGAACTTGAGAATATCATTGAGCGGGCAGTGGCGCTTGCCGATGGCGAAACCATCAGCCTTGCCGACCTGCCAGAAGACATCAGAAGGCTTGAATTTGATACGCTTGAGGGTGATGGCTTGCCCACGCTGGCAGAAATGGAACGTCGGTATGTGATTAAAATACTGGAAAAAACAGGCTACAATAAAAAACTTGCGGCAGAGGTGCTGGGCATGCCCCGCACAACGCTGTGGCGCAAGCTCAAGGAATACGGCGTGGAATAA
- a CDS encoding pyridoxamine 5'-phosphate oxidase family protein — protein MQKVIDFLSANTTVFLATSDGSARVRPFQFQFAEDGRLWFCTGRSKQTFAQLQADPRLEFSCVSPNMVTLRVKGEANLDDNMQIKKRIIENNSLVRSIYGSAESPEFTVFSVDHGTAYMFDFTGNIPESFTF, from the coding sequence ATGCAAAAAGTTATCGACTTCCTTTCGGCCAATACCACGGTCTTTCTAGCAACTTCAGACGGCTCGGCGCGAGTGAGGCCTTTTCAGTTTCAGTTTGCGGAAGATGGCCGCCTCTGGTTCTGCACGGGCCGCAGCAAGCAGACTTTTGCCCAGCTGCAGGCTGACCCCCGGCTGGAATTTTCGTGCGTGTCGCCCAACATGGTCACCCTGCGGGTAAAGGGCGAGGCCAATCTGGACGACAACATGCAGATCAAAAAACGTATTATTGAAAACAACAGCCTTGTGCGCTCCATCTACGGCTCTGCCGAAAGCCCTGAATTTACCGTTTTCAGCGTAGATCACGGCACCGCATACATGTTTGACTTCACAGGCAATATACCGGAATCGTTCACCTTCTAG
- a CDS encoding MarR family transcriptional regulator, translating into MKTDHIVALVSRIREQANNLLVAELAKSGHSGLAPSHGAILHALAERGPMPMTALAEAISKQKNTVTTLVGKLEQAGYVLKTPSREDSRVTLVSLSPRAVAAGPDFAAISQTLLAAVWGDMPQTEKEALVQGLEKVLRNISAKASS; encoded by the coding sequence ATGAAGACCGATCACATCGTCGCACTTGTGAGCCGCATACGCGAGCAGGCCAACAATCTGCTTGTGGCAGAGCTGGCAAAAAGCGGTCACAGCGGCCTTGCCCCCTCGCACGGGGCCATTCTGCACGCCCTTGCGGAGCGCGGGCCCATGCCCATGACCGCGTTGGCAGAGGCCATTAGCAAGCAGAAAAACACCGTAACCACACTGGTCGGCAAGCTTGAGCAGGCCGGGTATGTGCTCAAGACTCCCTCGCGAGAAGATTCGCGGGTTACCCTGGTTTCACTTTCTCCCAGGGCGGTGGCAGCTGGGCCAGATTTTGCCGCCATATCCCAAACCCTGCTGGCCGCAGTGTGGGGTGACATGCCACAGACTGAAAAAGAAGCTCTCGTGCAGGGACTGGAAAAAGTTTTGCGCAATATCAGCGCCAAAGCCAGCAGCTGA
- the trpS gene encoding tryptophan--tRNA ligase: protein MSKIILTGDRPTGKLHIGHFAGSLKQRVLLQNSGNFDEIYIMLADAQALTDNADNPEKVRNNILEVALDYLACGIDPEKSSIFIQSQLPQLYELSFHYMNLVTVSRLQRNPTVKAEIAQKNFEQSIPVGFFTYPISQAADITAFEATTVPVGEDQKPMLEQTVEIVRKFNSTYGDTLVEPQILLEQNSACLRLPGIDGKAKMSKSIGNCIYLSDSEKEVHDKIFSMFTDPGHLKASDPGKIEGNTVFTYLDAFAMPEDFAKFNSPYPNLDEMKAHYQRGGLGDVAVKKFLNEVMQQILGPIRTRRQEYVQDIPFVIDVLKKGTEKAYNKAATTLEKVRRAMKLNHFEAGLKLQSDK, encoded by the coding sequence ATGAGCAAGATCATTCTGACCGGGGATCGCCCCACGGGAAAGCTGCACATCGGACACTTTGCCGGATCTCTCAAGCAGCGCGTCCTGCTGCAGAATTCTGGCAACTTTGATGAAATCTACATCATGCTGGCCGACGCGCAGGCACTGACCGACAATGCCGACAATCCTGAAAAGGTGCGCAACAACATTCTTGAAGTGGCGCTGGACTACCTTGCCTGCGGCATTGATCCCGAAAAGTCCTCCATCTTCATTCAGTCGCAGCTGCCCCAGCTTTATGAGCTGAGCTTCCACTACATGAACCTTGTCACCGTGTCGCGCCTGCAGCGCAACCCCACGGTCAAGGCCGAAATTGCCCAGAAGAATTTTGAACAGAGCATTCCCGTGGGCTTTTTCACCTACCCCATCAGCCAGGCTGCCGATATCACGGCCTTTGAAGCCACCACCGTGCCCGTGGGCGAAGACCAGAAGCCCATGTTGGAACAGACGGTTGAAATCGTACGAAAATTCAACAGCACCTACGGTGACACCCTTGTGGAACCGCAGATCCTGCTTGAGCAGAACTCCGCCTGCCTGCGCCTGCCCGGCATTGACGGCAAGGCCAAGATGAGCAAGTCCATCGGCAACTGCATCTACCTGAGCGATTCTGAAAAAGAAGTGCACGACAAGATTTTCAGCATGTTCACCGACCCCGGCCACCTCAAGGCCTCTGACCCCGGCAAGATCGAGGGCAATACGGTGTTCACCTACCTGGACGCCTTTGCCATGCCCGAGGACTTTGCCAAGTTCAACTCGCCCTACCCCAACCTTGACGAAATGAAGGCCCACTATCAGCGCGGCGGCCTGGGCGACGTGGCGGTCAAAAAGTTCCTCAACGAAGTCATGCAGCAGATTCTTGGCCCCATCCGCACCCGCCGCCAGGAATACGTGCAGGACATTCCCTTTGTCATCGACGTGCTCAAAAAAGGCACGGAAAAGGCCTACAACAAGGCGGCCACAACCCTCGAAAAAGTGCGCAGGGCCATGAAGCTCAACCACTTTGAGGCTGGCCTCAAGTTGCAGTCCGACAAATAA
- a CDS encoding cupin domain-containing protein produces MKKMLFAAALCSLVFAGTALAGEPQLYTKETLKTWNRDNVAGGQGTLFGQFGFNRNDATKDMVIKEIGWMTLQPGASIGMHKHENNEDAYIIVSGEGVFTDTAGKETPVKGGDITIARPGDTHALKNSGKEPLVFLDVIGQR; encoded by the coding sequence ATGAAAAAGATGCTTTTTGCCGCAGCGCTGTGCTCGCTGGTATTTGCCGGAACCGCTCTGGCGGGCGAGCCCCAGCTGTACACCAAGGAAACGCTGAAAACCTGGAACCGTGACAACGTGGCCGGGGGGCAGGGTACCCTGTTCGGGCAGTTTGGCTTTAACCGTAACGACGCAACCAAGGATATGGTCATCAAGGAAATAGGCTGGATGACCCTGCAACCCGGCGCATCCATCGGCATGCACAAGCATGAAAACAACGAGGACGCCTACATCATCGTTTCCGGCGAAGGCGTGTTTACAGACACCGCAGGCAAGGAAACCCCGGTCAAGGGCGGCGATATTACCATTGCCCGTCCCGGCGACACCCATGCCCTGAAAAACAGCGGGAAGGAACCCCTGGTGTTTCTGGATGTGATAGGTCAGCGTTAA
- a CDS encoding EamA family transporter, with protein sequence MRQNSVNGYVWILLAALLWSLLGVISKFCQHAGVLPIETAFWRAGIGCIFFLAHAGLTGGLRIPVRHALIFALFGGWGVGVFFGAMQMAIKLSGGATAVVLLYTAPVWVAVFSRFLFGERITRRKALAVGIALCGTALVCFSGGSLPGHASLAGIAFGLLSGLCYATHYPFYRWWQSRYSTASIYGYMLLGGVAALGMGGPVHISHTPDTWGWLFALGLLTCYMAYICYGQGLKRISLVRAAVTCHLEPVLGTLWVWLFWNESFSAAGWFGGALVLSAVFLLTTDKTGE encoded by the coding sequence ATGCGGCAAAATTCTGTTAACGGATACGTGTGGATTCTTCTCGCGGCCCTGTTGTGGTCGCTGCTCGGCGTTATTTCCAAATTTTGCCAGCACGCGGGAGTGCTGCCCATTGAAACTGCCTTCTGGCGGGCGGGCATCGGCTGCATCTTTTTTCTGGCGCACGCCGGGCTTACGGGCGGGCTGCGCATACCTGTGCGCCATGCTCTTATTTTTGCGCTATTTGGTGGCTGGGGAGTGGGCGTATTTTTTGGGGCCATGCAAATGGCCATCAAGCTCAGCGGCGGTGCAACAGCAGTGGTGCTGTTGTACACGGCACCCGTGTGGGTGGCTGTTTTTTCGCGATTTCTGTTTGGTGAGCGCATCACCAGGCGCAAGGCACTGGCCGTGGGTATTGCTCTTTGCGGCACAGCCCTGGTCTGTTTTTCCGGCGGCAGCCTGCCGGGGCATGCGTCCCTTGCGGGCATAGCCTTTGGCCTGCTTTCCGGCCTGTGCTACGCCACGCACTATCCCTTCTACCGCTGGTGGCAAAGCCGCTACTCCACGGCCAGCATCTACGGCTACATGCTGTTGGGCGGCGTTGCGGCCCTTGGCATGGGCGGCCCCGTACACATCAGCCACACCCCGGATACATGGGGCTGGCTGTTTGCCCTGGGCCTGCTCACCTGCTACATGGCCTACATCTGTTACGGGCAAGGGCTCAAACGCATAAGCCTTGTGCGGGCAGCCGTTACCTGCCATCTGGAGCCAGTGCTTGGCACGCTGTGGGTATGGCTTTTCTGGAACGAGAGCTTCAGCGCGGCTGGCTGGTTTGGCGGCGCGCTGGTACTTAGTGCCGTATTTTTGCTCACCACCGACAAAACGGGCGAATAA
- a CDS encoding alkaline phosphatase family protein: protein MPRIVFVLLDGLAASTARHCMGYMQSLVDAGKARYTELTAELPPASRPIYATLLCGKRPVESGIARNDDTRPCPEPHIFSRAQSAGLIRAAAAYHWMSELCNAGPFEPARDRHTDNPALPIAHGHFYSTDSYPDEEVFYDAASLQLRYNPHLLLVHSMGIDNAGHLYGAESREYRNAVRRADGLLARWLPRWAEAGYEVLVTSDHGMAADGNHNDVSDACRCVPLWLTGETWRSSPPLPQDQTQIAALVCDALGIA, encoded by the coding sequence ATGCCGCGTATTGTCTTTGTACTGCTTGATGGTCTGGCTGCTTCCACCGCCCGCCACTGCATGGGCTACATGCAGTCACTGGTTGATGCGGGCAAGGCCCGCTACACCGAGCTTACAGCAGAGCTGCCGCCCGCTTCGCGCCCCATTTACGCCACCCTGCTCTGCGGCAAGCGCCCGGTTGAAAGCGGCATTGCTCGCAATGACGACACGCGCCCCTGCCCGGAGCCCCATATCTTCAGCCGCGCGCAGTCTGCGGGTCTGATCAGGGCCGCGGCTGCCTACCACTGGATGAGTGAGCTGTGCAACGCGGGCCCCTTTGAACCCGCCCGCGACCGGCACACGGACAACCCCGCCCTGCCCATTGCCCACGGCCATTTTTACAGCACTGATTCCTATCCCGATGAAGAAGTTTTTTACGATGCCGCCAGCCTTCAGCTGCGCTACAATCCGCATCTGCTGCTGGTACACAGCATGGGCATAGACAATGCCGGGCATCTCTATGGCGCAGAAAGCCGCGAATACCGCAACGCCGTCCGCAGGGCCGACGGTCTGCTGGCCCGCTGGTTGCCCCGCTGGGCCGAAGCTGGCTATGAAGTGCTGGTTACCAGCGACCACGGAATGGCTGCCGACGGCAACCACAACGATGTAAGCGACGCCTGCCGATGCGTGCCCCTGTGGCTGACCGGCGAGACCTGGCGGAGCAGCCCCCCCCTGCCGCAAGACCAGACGCAGATCGCAGCCCTAGTATGCGACGCGCTGGGCATAGCCTGA
- a CDS encoding glycosyltransferase family 4 protein, with the protein MTKPLRVLFLMEDLCFGGTQRQTLELARRLDRSRFTPVMLTLTGPTDLDKAAQDAGIELHHMGQGRKVWPLFFAALCWRLRALCPDVIVPCTALPNIWGRIWGRLAWLGSSGNAPLVVGTCRGGGGPKRQHERWLWRLTDHMICNSEALREILQGFGVPAAQLSYIPNGVDTEFFAPTGTTPSARSPEILCVARLAGDKDHMTLLRAFELVLQRHPNARLRIVGDGPEEANLHTWAGEHVAGTNVDFIAGGLDMRAHYAGARVFALSSVREGQPNVILEAMACGLPVCATSVGGIPRLVEDGVNGFLSVAGDAGALAENCCRLLADGELCDAMGQAGRARVEKDFSFTAMVDAHQGIFAGPRTY; encoded by the coding sequence ATGACCAAGCCCTTGCGCGTCCTCTTTCTGATGGAGGATCTTTGTTTTGGCGGCACACAGCGCCAGACTCTTGAACTGGCCCGCCGGCTGGATCGCAGCCGTTTTACGCCTGTCATGCTTACTCTTACCGGTCCCACCGATCTGGACAAAGCCGCGCAGGACGCGGGCATAGAGCTGCACCACATGGGGCAGGGCCGCAAGGTTTGGCCCCTGTTTTTTGCGGCACTTTGCTGGCGTCTGCGTGCCTTGTGCCCTGATGTTATCGTGCCCTGCACGGCCCTGCCCAATATTTGGGGTCGCATATGGGGCAGGCTGGCCTGGTTGGGCAGCAGTGGGAACGCACCGCTGGTGGTGGGAACCTGCCGTGGTGGCGGCGGCCCCAAGAGGCAGCATGAGCGCTGGCTCTGGCGGCTCACGGACCATATGATTTGCAATTCAGAGGCGCTGCGCGAGATTTTGCAGGGTTTTGGTGTGCCTGCGGCACAGCTGAGCTATATACCCAACGGGGTGGATACAGAATTTTTTGCGCCCACCGGAACAACACCCTCGGCCCGCTCGCCCGAGATTTTGTGCGTGGCGCGGCTTGCAGGCGACAAGGACCACATGACCCTGCTGCGCGCCTTTGAGCTTGTGCTGCAACGTCACCCCAACGCCCGCCTGCGCATTGTGGGCGATGGCCCGGAAGAAGCCAACCTGCATACTTGGGCCGGGGAGCACGTCGCTGGAACCAATGTGGACTTTATCGCAGGGGGGCTCGACATGCGCGCCCACTATGCGGGAGCCCGCGTATTCGCCCTTTCGTCTGTGCGCGAGGGGCAGCCCAATGTCATTCTTGAGGCAATGGCCTGCGGTCTGCCGGTGTGCGCAACCTCTGTGGGGGGTATACCCCGGCTTGTGGAAGATGGCGTGAACGGTTTTCTTTCCGTTGCGGGCGATGCCGGAGCGCTGGCGGAAAACTGCTGCAGGCTGCTTGCCGACGGCGAGTTGTGTGATGCCATGGGCCAAGCTGGCCGTGCCCGCGTGGAAAAGGATTTTTCTTTCACGGCTATGGTAGATGCGCATCAGGGCATTTTTGCCGGGCCGCGCACCTACTGA
- a CDS encoding glycosyltransferase codes for MFWIWFLLATSQCALLYILARRGESMPRRIQEEAEANRAVPEDKWPSVGLIVPVAGRDPRMEGALRSLLTQDYPRFVPVLVTAEENEPAAELVARLKQEFPGLRHVVAGTATGCGQKNHNSLQGIAALGDEVDAYAFCDSTHMADPDFLRHLVAPMARGEASFSTGYHVVEPRDNQRTTLAYALCVMLMRYLQAMSAFTQLWGGAMAMTRAAYVKYAVAQLWVENVVDDCSLSALLQVRGAKVKLCPGALLHTDAINHSQSVWRAWMDRQVLFLKFCMPGQWKLLGLMCVMMALPMVCAGLALLGWVFSVGSGAGVLLAVFWLAAIVSALHLWRGLLAKPVPLLRWCLAFVDAVRMFSSVYWQSIKAWSIVWHGIRYEVGRGGVVLRSERS; via the coding sequence ATGTTCTGGATATGGTTTTTGCTGGCCACCTCCCAATGCGCTCTGCTGTATATTCTGGCCCGAAGGGGCGAAAGCATGCCCCGCCGCATTCAGGAAGAGGCCGAGGCCAATAGGGCTGTGCCTGAAGACAAATGGCCCTCTGTGGGGCTGATCGTGCCCGTGGCAGGGCGCGACCCACGCATGGAAGGCGCTTTGCGCAGCCTGCTGACGCAGGACTACCCCCGGTTTGTGCCGGTGCTGGTCACCGCCGAAGAAAACGAACCCGCCGCCGAGCTTGTGGCCCGCCTCAAGCAGGAATTTCCCGGCTTGCGTCATGTTGTGGCTGGTACTGCCACCGGTTGCGGACAGAAAAACCACAACAGTCTTCAGGGCATTGCGGCCCTTGGGGATGAAGTGGACGCTTACGCCTTTTGCGACAGCACCCACATGGCCGACCCCGACTTTTTGCGCCACCTTGTGGCGCCCATGGCCAGGGGCGAGGCCTCGTTCAGCACCGGCTACCATGTGGTGGAGCCGCGCGACAACCAGCGCACTACGCTGGCCTACGCGCTTTGTGTCATGCTTATGCGCTACCTGCAGGCCATGTCGGCCTTTACCCAGCTGTGGGGCGGGGCCATGGCCATGACCCGCGCCGCCTATGTCAAATACGCCGTGGCGCAGCTGTGGGTTGAAAACGTGGTGGACGACTGCTCGCTCAGCGCCCTGCTGCAGGTGCGCGGAGCCAAGGTAAAGCTTTGCCCCGGTGCTCTGCTGCACACCGATGCCATAAACCATTCCCAGTCCGTTTGGCGGGCGTGGATGGACCGGCAGGTGCTGTTTCTCAAGTTTTGCATGCCCGGCCAGTGGAAGCTGCTGGGCCTCATGTGCGTTATGATGGCCCTGCCCATGGTTTGCGCTGGTCTTGCCCTTTTGGGTTGGGTTTTCAGCGTGGGCAGCGGCGCGGGCGTGTTACTGGCGGTTTTCTGGCTGGCGGCCATAGTGAGCGCACTGCACCTGTGGCGCGGCCTGCTGGCAAAGCCTGTTCCTCTGCTGCGGTGGTGCCTGGCCTTTGTGGATGCAGTGCGCATGTTCTCTTCCGTTTACTGGCAGAGCATCAAGGCGTGGAGCATTGTTTGGCACGGCATACGCTATGAGGTCGGCAGGGGCGGCGTTGTGTTGCGTTCTGAACGCAGCTAA